cctgaggcttcctctcacatatttatacatggctatcatatctcctctcagccttctcttcttcaggctaaacatgtccagttccctaagccgctcctcatagggcttgttctccagacccttgatcattttagtcgccctcctctggacacattccagcttgtcaatatctctcttgaattgtggtgcccagaattggacacaatattccagatgtggtctaaccaaagcagaatagaggggtagcattacttccttagatctagacactagactcctattgatgcaggccaaaatcccattggctttttttgccgccacatcacattgttggctcatgtttaacttgttgtccacgaggactccaagatctttttcacacgtcctgctctcgagccaggcgtcacccattctgtatctttgcatttcattttttctgccaaagtggagtatcttgcatttgtcactgttgaacttcattttgttagttttggcccatctctctaatctgtcaagatcattttgaattctgctcctgtcctctggactattggctatccctcccaacttggtgtcatctgcaaacttgatgatcatgccttctagcccttcatctaagtcattaataaagatgttgaacaggaccgggcccaggacggaaccccgcggcactccacttgtcacttctttccaagatgaagaggaagcattagtcagcactctctgtgttcgtccacttaaccaattacagatccacctcaccgtagttttgcctagcccacattggactagtttccttgccagaaggtcaagggggaccttgtcgaaggccttactgaaattcaggtacgctacatccacggcattcccttcatctacccagcttgtagctctatcgaagaaagagatcagattagtctggcatgacttgtttttgataaatccatgttgactattagcgatgactgcatttctttctaagtgtttgcagaccacttccttaacaatcttttccagaatcttgcccggtaacgacgtgaggctgaccggacggtagttgtttgggtcatccttttttcccttcttgaagattgggaccacattggccctcctccaatctgctggaacttctcccgttctccaagaactctcaaagatggttgccaatggttccgaaatgacttccgctagttccttcaatactctggggtgtagttgatctggccctggggacttgaactcattaagagcggccaggtattcctggacgacttctttcccaatttagggttggatgtcctccaatccctcatccactccatcttgctgaggttgaagactctctttttgtgagaagaccgaggcaaagaaggcattaagtagttctgccttttccctatcccctgtcagcattgccccatcttctccgcgaagaggtcctatcgcctccttgtttttcctttttctactgacataagaatagaaggcctttttattgtttttaatgtccctggcaagtctgagctcgttttttgctttagccttgcggaccttttccctacaggtgttggctatttgtttgaattcttctttggtgatttctccctttttccacttcctgCGCATgtgtcttttgtgtcttagcacagttagaagttctttggacatccattctggctactttgcacttgtcctattttttctctttgttggcatggtttgcaattgcgccttgagtatttcactcttgagaaattcccatcgatccgtaactcccttgtcttttagtatctgtgtccatggaatgctgctcagcgtttccttcattttttggaaatcagctctcctaaagtccaaaatgcgggtttgacttgcttagtttcggccttcctttgtacctcaaattgcaggagcacatggttgcttgcccctaaggatcctaccacttcgaccgcatcgatcaagtccaccgcatttgttaggatgacatcaagagtagccaatccccttgttgcctcgtctaccttctggaccatgaaactgtctgcaaggcaagtgaggaatttgttggaccttgtactcttggctgagtttgttttccagcaaatatcgggatagttgaaatcgcccatgactactacatctcttctctgtgcctgtttggtcaactgttggcagaagacttcatcaagttcttcctcctggcttgggggtctgtagtagacgcctacaatgacatctttttgagtcccagttcccttgattcttatccagatgatttcaagctggtttcccaggttgctgtcttgaatctcttctgcagcataagtttttgacatataaggctactccgcctcctctcccctttgttcggtttctgtgaaagaggttatacccctcgatatctacattccagcaataggagtcatcccaccaggtttcagtgatccctatgatatcatatttgtggtgttgtgctaaaagttggagttcgtcttgtttatttcccatgctctgtgcattagtgtaaagacatgtgagcccctgagatcttcccttgagctgtttaattgggattattgtgcttttggtacttggtccttgttgtgtttgtgcagccctccgtttagccttctggcgattcccagacattatgggtaaagtagtgtttgcaaggctgttgtccccctcccccggtggacctagtttaaagtgcgtctaatgaggtttgcgagtctgtgagcaaaaaggtgttttcctacttgtgtgagatgcaccctgTAGTAgaatctacctttaagacgacgaggccgaagcctgcatgacagtagctgtcatcttggaaggcaggcagagacaggaggaggagtcaggccgattcctgattgggtatagcaattgggggaggagtcggttcagagagggaaataagctgtcagcttttgacagagagagagaagtgtcttgacttcagacacagaaggatgaaatgttaagataggaagttacagtagggatctgacagggaaagaaagttttaagTGAGACTTTAGAATAGGAAATAAGCAGCAGACAAGGGCTAAGGTTACTGTATTGataggatcagtaacagaaagacttgtctgtTTATACTGAGGAGAAGTATAAGAGTGCTTATTCGCCCTGTGGGAGAGTcagatagggatctgttctcaagtgatactgtgtctaaagatagagcagtgtgtttaaggaatctcacagttgataaaagctttactgtcagtggaactacttgtttaagtaactaagtctctacaactgaattacgcttctgtacccctcatgctatgaggtgatatttgttccaagttcaataaactctttctagttcacttttaactggtgtatgcctcagtctatccatctcctcagaactaagtctgtcaaactcattttaaggtccagtcatccagtgaagaAACAATAGGTgaaccaagagctcaaacacaccttacctacaacacattcacacctttggttcctcaggccaatagaagctgaggtggtggcagtcatacctaACAAGAACATCGGTCATTGACATATTCAACTTATGATCAGCCCCTTTAATTTCCGTTAtacaccccatcccttgccagtaggctatcctcctggaaaagcaggccatggtcgaggaagccaaagcgttcctcctgacaccattttctaagccagttattgacctgtactatttttctggctcttgtgggtccgtgtcttacaacagggaggagggatgaaaagaccacctgtacattacattcttttagctttgctcctagagctcgaaaatcatttgtgatcttttgaaacgtatgccttgcagtatcattggttcctacatgaatcaacatgaggggaggatggtgatagggcttgaggagcctggtgagcctctgagtgatatggtgtatttttgcccccggtaggcagcatatttctcgagccatcccatccggtctggaaatgacagcttccgttcctctaaggagggagttgcCTACTAcaaagacctgtttactttcaggaatgacagggccccttttgtgcaatgtagtgtgtaggtctccagaaaagtgatcctgttggtgtgaattgtgtaggtgaaaagtgttgtcctcctcctcgccatccctggtgcattcgtcaaggacaatccattgagattcgtccaagagcctatggttctcctgtatgtgttcctgttgcacctggtctatggttggggatggtacacctgcacgattgtgcaagtgtgaatgttgtgaagtgttgtctcagtcagggctatcccctgcacactgatcaaggataaGCCACTTATCCTTGATTGATTTGACTtgtgttatattatgtttatttactttAATTCTCATTTAATTTTCGGTTAGttttataagttatattgagttCATTTTATTTCACGTTTATATCttgattgttgtttgttttaggcactgaatgtttgccatttttgttattcttTGGAAACCATTCTAAATCCTTTCAGCGaaagagggtgggttataaataaagtgttgttgttgttgctattttaatgtataattgaTGACAGGAGTAGCCAATAATTTTGATTTAATGAGCAGAAGAGATACAAGATGACAAACACTACTTTGAATGGCCCTCTATCCAAAACCAAACTGCCTGAAAAATCAAGGAATTGAGTATAAGAATATTCTACAATTGCTCTTCAAATGTGGCCCagggcaaattattattattattatattaatatataattgaAGACAGGAGTAGCCAAATGTGGCCCAGAGCAAATAATGATTTCCAAACCAGCAGACTATGAAAACCCACTGCTAATCCTTCCCACATCATTTAAATAATTGCAATATGCTTGGAAAAAGCGACCCTGATTATGAAGCTCTCTAGCTTGTTAATTCCTACAATGACAATACAAATCCAAAATATGGCAGTACTTTCAGTGATAACCCCAGCTATTGTTTGCAATGATCATCCAAACCCATGAAACCTATTGTCCTGTACAATTATAAAGTAGTGCTTTTGGTCAGCTAAGTTGGTTACTGGGAACCTCTTAGATCAGCTTTCAAGTTCAAAACCCTACCTCTACAGAACACATATACCTAAAGACAGTGGTTATGTATCttattttaaatcaaaatatagggtttgtgGCTTTTTTTTGTCTTCACCAAAGAAAGGTTAACacctttttcaaaaataaaattgtcTTTTACACCTTTCTCTGTTCATTATCTCGCTGCTTTTTATGGAGCAAGGCTAGATCTTTCCAAGTCACCAGTCTAAGCTTTATATAGCCTTTGCTACTCTATCACATAGCTTCCTGAAGGAAACTGACTCTCTGCATTCCCTCACATTTTTCCTATGGAAAAATTAACAAAGGTAGTTATGTTGATCTATGAGAAAAGTATATTTTGTTTCTTATAAACACATAAAATGTTTGTATGTTCTTAACACTTCAAAAGCATTTTCTTATGTGTCTTCTCAAAAGCATATGCAAATGAGTGCAACACTTCTTTCTCCCAAGTAAATGTGTACAGAATTTCAACCACCTGGATTTAATTGGCAAGAAAAAAACATGCTAGCTCCATATGTATACTTACCTTTATTGTTCTGTAGAACTGCCTTTTCACCCTCTAATTTAGTTCGGCCATACAGATTTAGAGGATTAGGTACATCGTTCTCCTTATAGGGTGGATCTGTTCCATCAAATACATAGTCTGTACTAATGTAGACCAGAAATGCTCCTACTTGTGCTAGCATAAGGTGGAAAAAACATAAGCAGACTTAATGGTGCACAACACAGCAGTTACTCATCTTTCCACCCCAAAATCTGTCACTAGTCAGCAAGACCCTACTATCAATCTCTtctatcatttttttttattataacaATTAGAGATACAACTATTTGAGGTCAAGTGGACAGCCCATACCTCTAATTCCATATAAAATAATGATACACcccaagaataaaagaaaatctaCTTTTTACCTGCTTCTTTTGCTATGTTTCCTGAAGCAATCACATTGAGCTGAGAAGCAGCATCTGGCTGACTGTCCACAACATCTGGCCTTCTCTCAGCAGCACAATGTATTATCACATGAGGCTGGAAATTAAATATCCATATGACTACAGAAGAAAAATGTAGCTCTAACAAATCTACGTTACTCAGATAAGGGGCATAAATGGGCCCACATTTCAGTTTTCAAGTAAACTACATAAGGAGAGCTACAATGGGGATGGGGATGTGTGACAACCCAGATGTTGTTTACATGACCCTTGCTGGgctgatggaacttgcagtccaataacatctggaggctCACTGCAGTGTTCTGATATTACAAAAAGAGATTCCTCTATCAAATATAGCACAGGATTTACATAACAGAAGAGGAGCAATTTTGTGACTGTTTTCTTCTAATTTTCTAACTTACGTTAGCAGTGCTATTCTAAAGACTAATTCCCAGGTTGgattcataaatacaataaaaggtAACTAATACAAGGCCATCTCTTCCTACAACATTAGTGTTTCTTCATgtaaaatatttaagaaaaatcacaaaaataatcaaatataagACAGGCATCCTTTTTCCTGTTACGTAGGCTATTTTTTTAACATTGGTTTTTAGAGATAGAATAACTATACGTAAAACCAAAGCAGGTTTCTTCTGCGTCATTACAAGTAAACCTCAGTTAACAAAATAGGTATGTTCCTAGGCACtcttaacagaaaatttggtaccgGAGGCAGAAATACCATGGAGATGAGAGATAGGTTCCTACACCACAAAACAGGAACAGTTCAACATGTTTTAGCAAAGATTTATCTAACTGAACAAAATGCACAAATGAAATGGAACCACCAGATCAgctttttaaatctattttatatCTCGCCTTTCTCTTAGGAACCTTGTATTAGTACCCTATATACACATGTGTAAGCCTAGAAATTTTAGGAAAAATAAAGTCAATCTAAAAAAAACTGAGTCAGTTTATCTGTGGAcgaatgtaagtactgtactttAGTTCTTATATAAAAAAAGGAATAATCCCTTATCCTTGGTGAAAAGCAAAAGCTTAGGCTGTTCTGGGAGAATCTTAAAAAACACCCCTTTCTCTTTGTTGTGGAACTTCTTCTAGTCTTTCTGAATGCTTGGATGAGGAAATGACAGCAGCAGGAGCCAAATGTGATTGGCCCCTTGAGATGGCATTAGTGttttcccctctccacagaaCAATTTATTTATCCATAGGTCACATAAAAATCTGTAATCAAAATCTGCTGTCAATTTATACGCAAGCCTGACTTACACATGAGTAGTTACACATAGCAAGCATTTTgaacttctagatcagtggttctcaacttgtgggtccacaggtgttttggcctacaatttccagaaatcccagacagtttaccagctgttaggatttctgggagttggaggccaaaacatttggggacccacaggttgagaaccactgttttagagtctatgtcagtagttctcaacctggtgtcctcagatgtttttggccttcaactcccagaaatcctaacagctggtaaactggctgggatttctgggagttgtaggctaaaaacatctggggaccccaggttgagaaccactggtctatgtaaAAACTTCTTCTCCATAAAAAATAATTGTTTACTTCACCTATTGTAAGCAGAAACACACAGCTGTGGTGTGATCAGATAAAGCAGAATCCCATTATTTCTCAACTAaagctttttattgttttttgcaTCCATACTGCTGCAACCTGGAACTGAAAGATTGCATttttccagccttccttcctcaGGTTACCAAGACTGACACTGCTTAAAAAAAATTCTAGCTAGATAGAAGAAAAGGAGAGTCTGGTGGACGTAAAAGGACTTTTTATGAAATAACGTCTTTGGCAGACACTTTATTAACTGAGATTTAGCTGCATTTTACTGATAAGCCTATTGACCTGAGAGCACCTTCTGAGCAATGGGATGACAACAACTTCCCTCCATTCTTACCTGAAAACCCTGGATTAGGTTATGAACAGCAGTGGCATCCAGAAGATTAACTTGCTCAAACAAGGGACGAGCTCTACTGTACCCACAACCGACGGCATTCCACTGATTCACTTTAAATTCCTTATATACAGCTCTACCAAGGAGCCCAGTGGCCCCTGTAACCAAAACACGTCTGTTGGGGATGTCAACATCCTCCTGTAAAATAAATACACATGCGTTTACTACTGTCAATTACTTTTCACTATAAGCAAGGAACACATTTATCATACCTGTTTGGTTGTGTTTCCTCAAAACAATTCTGACATTGGCATtgttatcacagggttttctttgcaagccttccttcccctcaggctgagagagtgtgacttgtccaaagtcacccaattgGTTTCTGAGGCTGAATGAGATTCAAACCAAGAAGATTCTGTTCTCGCTCTCTCTgcctctgtatgtatgtatgcatctcCAGGGAGGTTTTGCTCCCATAGTAGCATGGTTATGTTTGCAAGAGGAGGCTTTACTGGCTGGCTTGGCtaagtgatgggagttgcagtctgacaacatctggaggaccagtgTTTTTCTACTGCTACAAATGTTACGTAGAtcctgtgccaagaagcaggaaaatcgcattcaaatcaccctcaatagatggccattcagctactgtttaaaagcctcgaaAGGAACCACCAACACACTCTGAAAATTCCAaaagaaaattttgaaaattttgataTATCTTAACCGAGATATAGATATTTGAGTTTGCAATTGTGTTTGTAACTATACTTGTATTTGTACAAGTGAAaccaaagaaaaaagcaaaaactgTGAAGAAATATCGCAACTGGTTTTGTAATTATAATGATTTAggaaatgtaaatgttgcaagtATTGTAAATACTACAAAACTAAGTATGTCTCATTTGATTGTAATTGTTAACAAATGTGTTTGTagtatgtatttattataataaaaatcACTTAtagccaccacactccaggacagagagttccactgctgaacagctttcacagtcaggaagttcttcctaatgttcaggtggaatctcctttcctgtagtttgaagccattgttccccgtcctagtctccagagcagcagaaaacaagcctgctccctcctccctatgacttccccacacatatttatacatggccctcatcatgtctcctctcagccttctcttctgcaggctcaacataccaagctctttaagccgctcctcatagggcttgttctgcagacccttgatcattttagtcgccaatTAATCCAAACTTGTCCAATACAATACACTAGCATTGAATTCGCTGTACCCAATGCTTGTGCTGCTTCGTGTTGTTGTCAGGGTTAAGCCCCTTTAGGGACGACAACTTCTCAATTAGGTCAGAGATGAAAAACATGCCCTCTCCTCCCCAACCGGAAGTCgtaggactacagctcccatcgggcggtggatgatgggagctgcagcccGACCACCCTGGGGAGCCCGGAAAGCGGGGAGAAGGGGCGCCTGAGGGCCGAGCCCGTCTTCCTCCCGGAAGGGGGCGTGGCCCGGGTTTGTTTACTGAGAGGCCCTGAGGGAAGAGAGAGCTCCGCCCCGCCTCACCTCCTCGAGCCAGCAGCTCCCCGGCTCAAAGTGGATCCGGAGCCCTTTCTCCCAGCCGACCATCCCGCTCGGCCCAGCACAGCAACCGTCTCCTTCTGCGGAAGGCGTCTCGAGTCCACCCGACAGCCTCAGCGACCTCTCCCTCGCCCCCTCCCCCGAGGAGGCGTGGCCTGGTTAGTCCACGCGGCGTTGATTGGCTCCTTCCTCCTGGAAGGCGGGGCTCTGCCGACCTCAGAGCGCTGCTGCTCCGGCGCTTATTGGCTGCACCGGGACATTTCTCCCAGCATCCTCCACGGGCACGAGCCCTTCTGGAGCCGGCCAATGAGGAAGAGGCGCCTCTTGTTGTGAAAGGAGAGGCGGAGGGAAAGGATCCCGGCTGGTGGTTTGCGGGCAGGAGactccggggagagcgcggatgagctccctcttgtcagctccagctcctcattcggggacatgagagaagcctcacacaaaggtggtaaaacatcaaaacatccaggcgtccccctgggcaacgtccttgcagacggccaattctctcacaccacaagcaacttgcagtttctcaagtcgctcctggcacgacaaaaaaaaaacattaagtgGCAGGAAAACAAGAGGGTGGAAGCCTTATCTAGAGATTATTCAGGATAGAAAAAAAGTACCTGAGCTTGTACCACAGGACTTTTTCTATGCAGTGCAGCTCTCCTATCCACAGATTCTATATCCACAGTCCCAGTTATCTTTCCTCCCAAAaatattatcccccccccccaaaaaaaaagggtTTGTGTGCCTCTCCAAATCCAGTGTGAGTCTGTTATGGGATGCTTCCAGCCTTAAGTATCGTCAGAATACAGAGTGCTTTTCTTCACTGCTTCAGATATTATTTTATGTTGGGATCAGGTATGTTGTAATGCATTCCCCTGAGGGTATGGGAATTGTCATGAACTGTATTGTGTTATTCCTGCATACCTTCAAAACCTACACAATTTATGGCAACACTATAAGGGAGTTTTCTTCGATTTGTTCGGGTTTTTTATTATGACAGAGCGAATTGAGAATACCATTGCAACCCACAAAGTTGCAAATttagcattatgctaaattttctttgaccagaagcggatcacttggagtgcctctggtgtcactgtgagaaggtccactattgtgcaagtggcagggctcaggttgcattgtagtaagtggtctgtggtttgctcttctccacactcgcatgtagccccatttcataaggctggttctgcatctcatggtgtcagaaCGCAGTCTGTACAGTGCCGTCCTAGTCGCCCAgtctttgtgtgcccaggagtgagtttctcatccagtatcagccagtgactgaggttccaggttttagcatgccacttttggattctcacttttggattctcgcagcgaccaagcaccggttcaaggtctgaacagctgtttcagtgccatgtcccgacctaaagccagactgtgccggatctagataatcagtgtctaccaagaaccactggagttgcgaagccaccacatgttccatgactttgcccaagtagggaagattggagactggccgatagttgatgaattgagtggggtcaagtgatggttttttcaatagCAGTTTTATGACAGccttaggctggctggaatcttgccctcctgtaaggaggcattaaccccctctggcttctttgatcagccaggatgggcaggggtctaagatgcatgtggtaggcc
This genomic interval from Anolis sagrei isolate rAnoSag1 chromosome 2, rAnoSag1.mat, whole genome shotgun sequence contains the following:
- the MAT2B gene encoding methionine adenosyltransferase 2 subunit beta isoform X1, which encodes MVGWEKGLRIHFEPGSCWLEEEDVDIPNRRVLVTGATGLLGRAVYKEFKVNQWNAVGCGYSRARPLFEQVNLLDATAVHNLIQGFQPHVIIHCAAERRPDVVDSQPDAASQLNVIASGNIAKEAAQVGAFLVYISTDYVFDGTDPPYKENDVPNPLNLYGRTKLEGEKAVLQNNKDAAVLRIPILYGEVERLDESAVTVMFDKVQFNNKSANMDHWQQRFPTYVKDVASICRQLAEKRMQDPSIKGTFHWSGNEQLTKFEMARAMADAFNLPSSHLRPIMDGPVVGALRPKNAQLDCSRLRMLGIEQHTPFRVGIKESLWPFLTDKRWRQTVFH
- the MAT2B gene encoding methionine adenosyltransferase 2 subunit beta isoform X2; this encodes MRSGLKSLEDVDIPNRRVLVTGATGLLGRAVYKEFKVNQWNAVGCGYSRARPLFEQVNLLDATAVHNLIQGFQPHVIIHCAAERRPDVVDSQPDAASQLNVIASGNIAKEAAQVGAFLVYISTDYVFDGTDPPYKENDVPNPLNLYGRTKLEGEKAVLQNNKDAAVLRIPILYGEVERLDESAVTVMFDKVQFNNKSANMDHWQQRFPTYVKDVASICRQLAEKRMQDPSIKGTFHWSGNEQLTKFEMARAMADAFNLPSSHLRPIMDGPVVGALRPKNAQLDCSRLRMLGIEQHTPFRVGIKESLWPFLTDKRWRQTVFH